Proteins encoded within one genomic window of Triticum aestivum cultivar Chinese Spring chromosome 2D, IWGSC CS RefSeq v2.1, whole genome shotgun sequence:
- the LOC123051896 gene encoding 10 kDa chaperonin, mitochondrial: protein MAAIRRLIPSFNRVLVEKVVQPKKSAGGILLPETSKQLNSGKVIAVGPGSRDKEGKLIPVALKEGDHVLLPEYGGLEVKLAPEKEYLLYRDDDILGTLHE from the exons atggcggcgattCGGCGTCTGATCCCGTCCTTCAACCGGGTGCTGGTGGAGAAGGTGGTGCAGCCCAAGAAGAGCGCCGGCGGCATCCTCCTCCCGGAGACCTCCAAGCAG CTGAACTCTGGTAAGGTGATAGCTGTTGGCCCTGGCAGCCGTGACAAGGAAGGGAAGCTGATCCCTGTTGCTCTCAAGGAAGGGGACCATGTGCTCCTGCCTGAGTATGGTGGTCTTGAAGTCAAGCTTGCTCCCGAGAAAGA GTACCTCCTCTACAGAGACGACGACATTCTGGGCACCCTCCACGAGTAA